In one Sphingomonas sanguinis genomic region, the following are encoded:
- a CDS encoding chemotaxis protein CheW, whose amino-acid sequence MSRQLITFQLGDQILGVDIMAIREIRAWSPATPLPNVPAHVRGVVNLRGVVLPVLDLRHRLGWGVTDPSARHVIIVVRIGEQLQGLIVDAVNDIVTIPPEAMQPLPDMGDATAAHYLEGLATIEQRLILILALDRLTDSVTLTAEAA is encoded by the coding sequence ATGTCGCGTCAGCTCATCACGTTCCAGCTCGGCGACCAGATCCTGGGCGTCGACATCATGGCCATCCGCGAAATCCGCGCCTGGTCGCCCGCGACCCCGCTGCCCAACGTGCCCGCCCATGTGCGCGGCGTCGTGAACCTGCGCGGCGTGGTCCTGCCGGTGCTCGACCTGCGCCACCGGCTGGGCTGGGGCGTGACCGATCCGAGCGCGCGCCATGTCATCATCGTGGTGCGGATCGGCGAGCAGCTTCAGGGCCTGATCGTCGATGCGGTCAACGACATCGTGACCATTCCGCCCGAAGCGATGCAGCCGCTGCCCGACATGGGTGACGCGACGGCCGCGCATTATCTTGAAGGGCTGGCCACCATCGAACAGCGGCTGATCCTGATCCTGGCGCTTGATCGCCTGACGGATAGCGTGACATTGACGGCCGAAGCCGCATAA
- a CDS encoding chemotaxis protein CheB, with protein MADVKVLVVDDSLTMRVLISGALERIKGVQVVGAADGAAEARKMVDQYRPEVMTLDVEMPGMSGLEYLAEIMEERPMPVIMFSTRTAAGAAESVEALRLGAIDCFPKPKVAVQSELDAIIGKLGKRIKSARNADLKRGKAAKGRKGPVADINWNGRLLAIGADAANTQALFDLFQNFPANCPPTLVVQQMSPGLLTPMIEQLREQIAPKVVEATDGMKVEQGTIYFAPQGETHMVVDTWPNGTLRLLAREPVAGERPSISLLFASVAKAAGSNGLGVLLALDDEDGSAGLRAMLAGGAYAIGREGTDFTLNKGAVSQPIAGDTIFANIVKLCSK; from the coding sequence ATGGCGGACGTTAAGGTTCTGGTCGTGGACGACTCGCTGACGATGCGGGTCCTCATCTCGGGCGCGCTCGAACGCATCAAGGGCGTCCAGGTGGTGGGTGCCGCCGACGGCGCGGCCGAAGCGCGCAAGATGGTCGACCAGTATCGCCCCGAGGTGATGACGCTCGACGTCGAAATGCCCGGCATGAGCGGCCTGGAATATCTGGCCGAGATCATGGAAGAGCGGCCGATGCCGGTCATCATGTTCTCGACCCGGACGGCCGCTGGCGCCGCCGAGTCGGTCGAGGCGCTGCGCCTCGGCGCGATCGACTGTTTCCCCAAGCCCAAGGTCGCGGTCCAGTCCGAGCTGGACGCCATCATCGGCAAGCTGGGCAAGCGCATCAAGTCGGCGCGCAACGCCGACCTGAAGCGCGGCAAGGCGGCCAAGGGGCGCAAGGGTCCGGTCGCCGACATCAACTGGAACGGCCGCCTGCTGGCGATCGGCGCGGATGCCGCCAACACCCAGGCGCTGTTCGACCTGTTCCAGAACTTCCCCGCCAACTGCCCGCCGACCCTGGTCGTGCAGCAGATGTCGCCGGGCCTGCTAACCCCGATGATCGAGCAGTTGCGCGAGCAGATCGCGCCCAAGGTCGTCGAGGCGACCGACGGCATGAAGGTCGAACAGGGCACCATCTATTTCGCTCCGCAGGGCGAGACGCACATGGTCGTCGACACCTGGCCGAACGGCACGTTGCGCCTGCTCGCACGCGAGCCGGTGGCGGGCGAGCGGCCGTCCATCTCGCTGCTCTTCGCGTCGGTGGCCAAGGCGGCAGGTAGCAACGGCCTGGGCGTGCTGCTGGCGCTGGACGACGAGGACGGCTCGGCGGGTCTGCGCGCGATGCTGGCGGGCGGCGCCTATGCCATCGGTCGCGAAGGCACCGACTTCACGCTGAACAAGGGCGCGGTGTCGCAGCCGATCGCGGGCGATACGATCTTCGCCAATATCGTGAAGCTGTGCAGCAAATGA
- a CDS encoding TonB-dependent receptor, translating to MRLWAGLMLASAMPAIAQAQVTAAPAPIPQAPATQAPSTAATPATATPQGQTTSPTRTQTQPEAEDEGEEAEPDVVVTARREPGKVIGDIPPDQQLSPADIRSYGVSSVSDLLTELAPQTTSGRGGSPVILLNGRRIAGFQEIRDLPTEAILRVDIFPEEVALKYGYRADQKVVNFVLRPRFRSLAAEAVGKVPTQGGSAMEQGRLDWLQIRKDKRLSIHTDFSNTSRLTEAERGIIAPNSNASLGGNIVTADPGLVALTGTSPSVVGVPAGLTAAPSLAQLAGSPATSTDVTPYRTLQSAQRQWDANVVYSRNIFDKVSASFNAEVQTTQSNSWNGLPSANLVLPAGNPYSPFTTNATISRLTDAYGPLVQNNTGLTAHFGTVFNGDLGKWRWSVTGAYDRAESRVATDTGLDVTGLQARLNAGDPTANPYGPLDGLSLAARNFARSTSSAGQVDALLNGRVFALPAGDVQASVKVGGQTSDFSSSSTRFGIFQQGDVSRDIVNGQANLDLPIANRDRQVLGAIGDLSLNLNVGADHLSDFGTLTTVGYGANWSPLEGVRVIASWTDQEDAPTAQQLGNPSITTPNVRLFDYVRGTTATITAITGGNPNLVADNRHVMKLGLTLKPWRDRDINLTANYYRIDTDDPIASFPTPTAAIEAAFPGRFSRDRAGNLLSVDSRPINFAGTERSQLRWGLNFSKPIKSKIQKELEAFRAGTGPNPFAGLNFPGRRGGDGEGPRREGQGGPGGPGAGGPGGEGRGGPGAGGPGGEGRGPGGGGFRGGGFGGGRGGGGGRVQFALYHTWTFADRVTVAEGGPVLDLLRGDAIGSSGGTSRHQVEAQAGYSNNGIGVRLSGNWQSATRVNGGTPANPQALDFGSLATVDLRLFADLGQRLDLLKAHPWLRGTRVSLSFDNLFNQRQRVTDANGTVPIGYQPGYLDPLGRTVRLSIRKLFF from the coding sequence ATGCGGCTTTGGGCGGGTTTGATGCTGGCGAGCGCGATGCCGGCGATCGCACAGGCGCAGGTGACGGCTGCGCCCGCGCCCATTCCGCAGGCTCCTGCGACCCAGGCCCCCTCGACGGCCGCCACCCCCGCCACCGCGACGCCGCAGGGCCAGACGACCAGCCCGACCCGCACCCAGACGCAGCCCGAGGCCGAGGACGAAGGCGAAGAAGCCGAGCCCGACGTCGTCGTCACCGCGCGCCGCGAGCCGGGCAAGGTCATCGGCGACATCCCGCCCGACCAGCAGCTCAGCCCCGCCGATATCCGCTCCTACGGCGTGTCGAGCGTCTCCGACCTGCTGACCGAACTCGCGCCGCAGACGACCAGCGGGCGCGGCGGTTCGCCGGTGATCCTGCTCAATGGACGCCGCATCGCGGGCTTCCAGGAAATCCGCGACCTGCCGACCGAGGCGATCCTGCGCGTCGACATCTTCCCGGAAGAGGTCGCGCTGAAATATGGCTATCGCGCCGACCAGAAGGTGGTGAACTTCGTCCTGCGTCCGCGCTTCCGCTCGCTGGCGGCTGAGGCTGTGGGCAAGGTCCCGACGCAGGGCGGGTCGGCGATGGAGCAGGGCAGGCTCGACTGGCTGCAGATCCGCAAGGACAAGCGGCTGAGCATCCACACCGATTTTTCCAACACCTCGCGCCTGACCGAGGCGGAGCGCGGCATCATCGCGCCCAATTCCAACGCCTCGCTGGGCGGCAATATCGTCACCGCGGATCCCGGCCTAGTCGCACTGACCGGCACCAGCCCCAGCGTGGTCGGCGTGCCCGCCGGCCTGACCGCCGCGCCCAGCCTGGCGCAACTGGCGGGCAGCCCGGCGACCAGCACCGACGTCACCCCCTATCGCACGCTGCAATCGGCGCAGCGGCAATGGGACGCCAATGTCGTCTATTCGCGCAACATCTTCGACAAGGTGTCCGCCTCGTTCAATGCCGAGGTGCAGACGACGCAGAGCAACAGCTGGAACGGCCTGCCCTCGGCCAATCTGGTGCTGCCGGCGGGCAATCCCTATTCGCCCTTCACGACCAATGCGACGATCAGCCGGTTGACCGATGCTTACGGCCCGCTGGTCCAGAACAATACCGGGCTGACCGCGCATTTCGGCACGGTGTTCAACGGCGACCTCGGCAAGTGGCGCTGGTCGGTGACGGGTGCCTATGACCGGGCCGAAAGCCGGGTGGCGACCGATACCGGGCTGGACGTGACGGGCCTGCAGGCGCGGCTGAACGCGGGCGATCCGACCGCCAATCCTTACGGTCCGCTCGACGGATTGAGCCTGGCGGCACGGAACTTCGCCCGGTCCACCTCGTCCGCCGGACAGGTCGACGCGCTGCTCAACGGCCGGGTCTTCGCGCTGCCCGCGGGCGATGTGCAGGCCAGCGTCAAGGTCGGCGGGCAGACTAGCGATTTCTCCAGCAGCTCGACCCGGTTCGGCATTTTCCAGCAGGGCGACGTCTCGCGCGACATCGTCAACGGCCAGGCCAATCTGGACCTGCCGATCGCCAATCGCGACCGTCAGGTGCTGGGCGCGATCGGCGACCTGTCGCTGAACCTGAATGTCGGGGCGGACCATCTGTCGGACTTCGGCACGCTGACCACGGTCGGTTACGGCGCCAACTGGTCGCCGCTGGAGGGGGTGCGGGTCATCGCCTCCTGGACCGATCAGGAGGACGCGCCCACCGCGCAGCAACTGGGCAATCCGTCGATCACCACGCCCAATGTCCGCCTGTTCGACTATGTGCGCGGCACCACCGCGACGATCACCGCGATCACCGGCGGCAACCCCAATCTGGTCGCGGACAACCGCCATGTCATGAAGCTGGGCCTGACGCTGAAGCCCTGGCGCGACCGCGACATCAACCTGACCGCCAACTACTACCGGATCGACACCGACGATCCGATCGCGTCCTTCCCGACGCCGACCGCCGCGATCGAGGCGGCGTTTCCGGGGCGCTTCTCGCGCGACCGGGCGGGCAATCTGCTGAGCGTCGATTCGCGCCCAATCAACTTCGCCGGGACCGAGCGGTCGCAGCTGCGCTGGGGCCTCAACTTCTCCAAGCCGATCAAGTCGAAGATCCAGAAGGAGCTGGAGGCGTTTCGCGCCGGGACCGGCCCCAATCCTTTTGCCGGGCTGAATTTTCCCGGTCGTCGTGGTGGTGACGGCGAAGGCCCGCGTCGCGAAGGGCAGGGTGGCCCCGGTGGGCCGGGTGCAGGCGGCCCTGGCGGCGAAGGTCGCGGCGGACCCGGCGCGGGTGGACCGGGCGGTGAGGGCCGTGGACCGGGCGGGGGCGGCTTCCGTGGCGGCGGCTTCGGCGGCGGTCGCGGTGGCGGCGGCGGGCGTGTCCAGTTCGCGCTCTATCACACCTGGACCTTTGCCGATCGGGTGACGGTGGCGGAGGGCGGCCCGGTCCTCGACCTGCTGCGCGGCGATGCGATCGGATCGAGCGGCGGCACCTCGCGCCATCAGGTCGAGGCGCAGGCGGGCTATTCCAATAACGGCATCGGCGTGCGCCTGTCGGGCAACTGGCAAAGCGCGACGCGGGTCAATGGCGGCACCCCCGCCAATCCACAGGCGCTCGACTTCGGCAGCCTGGCGACGGTCGATCTGCGCCTGTTCGCCGATCTGGGGCAGCGGCTGGACCTGTTGAAGGCGCATCCCTGGCTGCGGGGCACGCGGGTCAGCCTGTCCTTCGACAATCTGTTCAACCAGCGCCAGCGCGTGACGGATGCCAACGGCACCGTGCCGATCGGCTATCAGCCGGGCTATCTCGATCCGCTGGGCCGCACCGTGCGTCTGTCGATCCGCAAGCTGTTCTTCTAA
- a CDS encoding ferredoxin--NADP reductase, translating to MSTDTALPELTPTTALSVETVQSVHHWNEHLFSFSVSRPDSFRFRSGEFVMIGLQGDNGKPLLRAYSVASPSYDEKLDFLSIKVEDGPLTSKLQKVQPGDNIYLGRKPTGTLVADALLPGKRLFMLSTGTGLAPFLSVARDPDIYDMFDEVIIVHSVRRVSDLAFHDELAGKLAEDPLVGDVAQEKFHYVPTVTREPFHTTGRIDALIEDGRLFAGLPSAHGFNPETDRIMMCGSMEMIKSLGAKFEEMGFPEGSNAQPGAYVIEKAFAG from the coding sequence TTGTCGACCGATACTGCCCTGCCCGAACTGACCCCGACCACCGCGCTGAGCGTCGAGACGGTCCAGAGCGTCCATCACTGGAACGAGCATCTGTTTTCGTTCTCGGTGTCGCGCCCCGACAGCTTCCGTTTCCGCTCGGGCGAATTCGTGATGATCGGCTTGCAGGGCGACAACGGCAAGCCGCTGCTCCGCGCCTATTCGGTCGCCAGCCCGTCCTATGATGAGAAGCTGGATTTCCTGTCGATCAAGGTCGAGGACGGCCCGCTGACCAGCAAGCTGCAAAAGGTGCAGCCGGGCGATAACATCTATCTGGGCCGCAAGCCGACCGGCACGCTGGTCGCCGACGCGCTGCTGCCCGGCAAGCGGCTGTTCATGCTGTCGACCGGCACCGGCCTGGCGCCGTTCCTGTCGGTGGCGCGCGACCCGGACATCTACGACATGTTCGACGAGGTCATCATCGTCCACTCGGTGCGCCGGGTCAGCGACCTGGCCTTCCATGACGAGCTGGCGGGCAAGCTGGCCGAGGATCCGCTGGTCGGCGACGTCGCGCAGGAGAAGTTCCACTATGTCCCGACCGTCACGCGCGAGCCGTTCCACACCACGGGCCGCATCGACGCGCTGATCGAGGACGGACGGTTGTTCGCAGGACTCCCCAGCGCGCATGGCTTCAACCCGGAAACCGACCGGATCATGATGTGCGGCAGCATGGAGATGATCAAGTCGCTGGGCGCCAAGTTCGAGGAAATGGGCTTCCCCGAAGGCTCCAACGCGCAGCCGGGTGCGTACGTGATCGAGAAGGCGTTCGCTGGGTAA
- a CDS encoding TonB-dependent siderophore receptor produces the protein MRALRGALLAACATGGMLGGALPAHAMTLFDDDQQRLRNEDIVVEGQREKKSASSGTKTDVPLIATAQSITVIDQEELTRRNALSINQALGYVAGVAPNQRGNVATRYDQLFLRGFAPGMFMDGMRLMGGVYASPQIDFHLVESVDVVKGPAGVTYGSGTPGGLVNLTSKLPYAGPGGRIELAAGNYALLRSSIDVNQPLDENDRWLFRMIAGAEESDGFIRNTANRRYYARPMLTFAPDKATSVTLILNYQRDPESGSYSGVPVYGSALPNPFGVLPVDFNTSEPSYEAFDRTQKSATILFRHDLNDRLSWTTNARYLAIGLHYRQIYGSGYVTRGGNSDLSTLQRGGGGSDEAFQTFTIDNHLVGKLDTGPVKHTILGGVDWQHNRGENYQAFFTGQNANPVFNIPNLSLFAPVYGMPLPSFPITQTHNYTKRDQVGVYLQDQIAIGGLQLIASGRWDTYNQTTQNLNTNVVTRLNQTAFTTRLGALYETKIGLSPFVSYSESFEPQAGSTWDGSNFIPVTGRQYEAGLKYQPRGTTALFTLSAFDLRRRNVPVADPRAGTGNIPSNSQVQIGEVSVRGIELDGRGTVAPGFDVVVAATYNDPYVRQGTPVVGNGDQMSGVTGTRPLGVPQWSASSFLSYDLGKAGVGSALGGLSLGAGVRYVGESDGTATTVAAGRTVVRRFQSPDYWLADLMLGYDLGRVSPAMEGLSFTANVANLFDKRHITSCFFNNGCYYGASRTFVGSLRYSW, from the coding sequence ATGCGCGCACTTCGCGGAGCGCTGCTGGCAGCGTGCGCCACCGGGGGAATGCTGGGCGGCGCGCTTCCTGCCCATGCGATGACCCTGTTCGACGACGACCAGCAGCGGCTGCGCAACGAGGACATCGTGGTCGAGGGGCAGCGCGAGAAGAAGAGCGCGTCCTCGGGCACCAAGACCGACGTGCCGCTGATCGCGACGGCGCAAAGCATCACCGTCATCGACCAGGAGGAACTGACCCGGCGCAACGCGCTGTCGATCAACCAGGCGCTGGGCTATGTCGCGGGTGTCGCCCCCAACCAGCGCGGCAATGTCGCCACCCGCTACGACCAGTTGTTCCTGCGCGGCTTTGCGCCGGGGATGTTCATGGACGGGATGCGGCTGATGGGCGGCGTCTATGCCAGCCCGCAGATCGATTTCCATCTGGTCGAATCGGTCGATGTGGTGAAGGGTCCGGCGGGCGTCACCTATGGTTCGGGCACGCCCGGCGGCCTCGTCAACCTGACCAGCAAGCTGCCCTATGCGGGGCCGGGCGGGCGGATCGAGCTGGCGGCGGGCAATTATGCGCTGCTACGCTCCAGCATCGACGTGAATCAGCCGCTCGATGAGAATGACCGCTGGCTGTTCCGGATGATCGCAGGCGCCGAGGAATCGGACGGCTTCATCCGCAACACCGCCAATCGCCGCTATTATGCGCGCCCCATGCTGACCTTCGCACCCGACAAGGCGACCAGCGTGACGTTGATCCTCAACTATCAGCGCGACCCGGAATCGGGGTCGTATAGCGGCGTGCCCGTCTATGGCTCGGCGCTCCCCAATCCGTTCGGCGTGCTGCCGGTCGATTTCAACACCTCGGAACCGTCCTACGAGGCGTTCGACCGGACGCAGAAATCGGCGACGATCCTGTTCCGCCATGACCTGAACGACCGGCTGAGCTGGACCACCAACGCCCGCTATCTCGCAATCGGACTGCATTACCGGCAGATTTATGGCTCGGGCTATGTCACGCGCGGCGGGAATAGCGATCTCTCGACGCTCCAGCGCGGCGGCGGCGGATCGGACGAGGCGTTCCAGACCTTCACGATCGACAATCATCTGGTCGGCAAGCTCGACACCGGCCCGGTCAAGCACACCATCCTGGGCGGCGTCGACTGGCAGCATAATCGCGGCGAGAATTACCAGGCATTCTTCACCGGGCAGAACGCCAACCCGGTGTTCAACATCCCGAACCTCAGCCTGTTCGCGCCGGTTTACGGCATGCCGCTGCCCAGCTTCCCGATCACCCAGACGCACAATTACACCAAGCGCGATCAGGTCGGCGTCTATCTGCAGGACCAGATCGCGATCGGCGGCCTGCAACTGATCGCCAGCGGGCGTTGGGACACCTACAACCAGACGACGCAGAATCTGAACACCAACGTCGTCACCCGGCTGAACCAGACGGCGTTCACCACCCGGCTGGGCGCGCTGTACGAGACCAAGATCGGCCTCTCGCCCTTCGTCAGCTATTCCGAGAGCTTCGAGCCGCAGGCGGGCAGCACCTGGGACGGCAGCAATTTCATCCCCGTCACCGGGCGCCAGTACGAGGCGGGGCTGAAGTATCAGCCGCGCGGCACGACCGCCTTGTTCACCCTGTCCGCCTTCGACCTGCGCCGCCGCAACGTGCCGGTCGCCGATCCGCGCGCGGGCACGGGCAATATCCCCAGCAATTCGCAGGTGCAGATCGGCGAGGTGTCGGTGCGCGGGATCGAGCTGGATGGACGTGGCACGGTCGCCCCCGGCTTCGACGTGGTCGTCGCCGCCACCTATAACGACCCCTATGTCCGGCAGGGCACGCCGGTGGTCGGCAACGGCGATCAGATGAGCGGCGTCACCGGCACGCGGCCCTTGGGCGTGCCGCAATGGAGCGCGTCGAGCTTCCTGTCCTATGATCTGGGCAAGGCGGGTGTCGGCAGCGCGCTTGGCGGCCTGAGCCTGGGGGCAGGGGTGCGCTATGTCGGCGAATCGGACGGGACCGCGACGACCGTGGCGGCGGGCCGTACCGTCGTCCGTCGCTTCCAGTCGCCCGATTACTGGCTGGCCGACCTGATGCTGGGTTACGATCTCGGCCGGGTCAGCCCGGCGATGGAGGGGCTGAGCTTCACCGCCAATGTCGCCAATCTGTTCGACAAGCGCCACATCACCAGCTGTTTCTTCAACAATGGCTGCTATTATGGGGCATCGCGGACCTTTGTAGGCAGCCTGCGCTATTCTTGGTAA
- a CDS encoding PepSY-associated TM helix domain-containing protein gives MSSKSVQSGWRQTMAWAHGWLGLIAGWILFTMFLTGTSAYFRPEITRWMQPEIRTEAAPPAQAADSAVRYLSRVGPDDLQWYIYLPDARTVATRIFRIPAKPDPRIRGDELDLDPVSGAPLTARETRGGEQFYRFHFQLQLPYPWGRWLAGLCAMAMLGAIISGVITHKRIFADFFTLRWNKGQRSWLDAHNVSAVLGLPYHAMITYTGLITLVTMYMPWPVLMNYASPAQFMQTAYGTPADVPASGVRRPLVAIAPLVRDAEHRLGGPATRVIIQNPGDAAARVSIAQAKRGAINSRTPIATYDGATGRLLSRSGDAAVAIDTAGVMLGLHLATFAGPALRWAYFVMGLTGAAMVGTGLLLWTAKRRKPGAAPFFGLKLAERLNIAVIAAFPAGMAAYLLANRLIPATLEGRADMEVSAMFWTWGLLAIAQLGLPARRAWTVLFAVAAVCWGAIPVVNALTTTRWLVPSLLDGDQLFVAFDLACLAIGIGFAVAARISARPAARTPTRTRRSLEPSHA, from the coding sequence ATGAGCAGCAAGAGCGTACAGTCCGGCTGGCGACAGACCATGGCCTGGGCGCATGGCTGGCTGGGCCTGATCGCCGGGTGGATTCTCTTCACCATGTTCCTGACCGGCACCTCGGCCTATTTCCGGCCCGAGATCACCCGCTGGATGCAGCCCGAAATCCGCACCGAGGCCGCCCCGCCCGCACAGGCGGCGGACTCGGCGGTTCGTTATCTTTCGCGGGTCGGGCCGGACGATCTGCAATGGTATATCTACCTGCCCGACGCGCGCACGGTCGCGACGCGCATCTTCCGCATTCCCGCCAAGCCCGATCCCAGAATACGCGGCGACGAACTGGACCTCGATCCGGTCAGCGGCGCGCCCCTGACCGCCCGCGAGACCCGGGGCGGCGAGCAATTCTATCGTTTCCATTTCCAGCTTCAGCTGCCGTATCCTTGGGGTCGCTGGCTGGCGGGACTGTGCGCGATGGCGATGCTGGGCGCGATCATTTCGGGCGTCATCACGCACAAGCGCATCTTCGCCGATTTCTTCACGCTGCGCTGGAACAAGGGGCAGCGCAGCTGGCTCGACGCGCACAACGTCTCGGCGGTGCTTGGCCTGCCCTATCACGCGATGATTACCTATACCGGGCTGATCACGCTGGTCACGATGTACATGCCCTGGCCGGTGCTGATGAACTATGCCTCGCCCGCCCAGTTCATGCAGACCGCCTATGGCACCCCTGCCGATGTTCCCGCCAGCGGGGTACGGCGCCCGCTGGTCGCGATCGCGCCCTTGGTCCGCGACGCCGAACACCGGCTGGGCGGCCCGGCCACCCGCGTCATCATCCAGAATCCCGGCGACGCGGCGGCGCGGGTCAGCATCGCGCAGGCCAAGCGCGGCGCGATCAATTCGCGCACCCCCATCGCCACCTATGACGGCGCGACCGGCCGCCTGCTCAGCCGCAGCGGCGATGCCGCCGTCGCGATCGACACGGCGGGCGTCATGCTGGGCCTGCACCTCGCCACCTTCGCCGGACCCGCTTTGCGCTGGGCCTATTTCGTGATGGGGCTGACCGGCGCGGCGATGGTCGGCACCGGCCTGCTGCTATGGACCGCCAAGCGACGCAAGCCGGGTGCCGCGCCCTTCTTCGGCCTGAAGCTGGCCGAGCGGCTGAACATCGCGGTCATCGCCGCCTTCCCGGCGGGCATGGCCGCCTATCTGCTCGCCAACCGGCTGATCCCGGCGACGCTGGAGGGCCGCGCCGATATGGAAGTGTCGGCGATGTTCTGGACCTGGGGGCTGCTCGCGATCGCGCAGCTGGGTCTGCCTGCCCGGCGCGCCTGGACGGTGTTGTTCGCCGTCGCCGCCGTTTGCTGGGGCGCGATTCCGGTCGTCAATGCGCTGACCACCACGCGCTGGCTGGTCCCTTCGCTGCTCGACGGCGACCAGCTGTTCGTCGCCTTCGACCTGGCCTGTCTGGCCATCGGCATCGGCTTTGCCGTCGCCGCCCGGATCAGCGCCCGCCCCGCCGCCCGTACGCCCACACGGACTCGCCGTTCCCTGGAGCCTTCCCATGCTTGA
- a CDS encoding DUF3325 family protein: MLDTIALCFVGFWLIAAGSYRHAKEAGTLHDARLRAGLKLLGGAVLLLALSSCGTAVTGERIVRMFGAASIAGVALNLILSVRAGAVFAPLRAVNRLAGRTRTSRSAAPAVRAPAYQAANSRAR; this comes from the coding sequence ATGCTTGATACGATTGCCCTCTGCTTTGTCGGCTTCTGGTTGATCGCCGCCGGGTCCTATCGCCATGCCAAGGAGGCGGGGACACTGCATGACGCGCGACTGCGCGCCGGATTGAAGCTGCTCGGCGGCGCGGTGCTGCTGCTGGCGCTGTCGTCCTGCGGCACGGCGGTCACGGGCGAACGGATCGTGCGCATGTTCGGTGCCGCCTCGATCGCCGGGGTCGCGCTCAACCTGATCCTGTCGGTGCGCGCAGGCGCGGTCTTTGCGCCCTTACGGGCGGTCAACCGGCTTGCGGGTCGAACACGGACCAGCCGGTCCGCTGCACCAGCCGTTCGAGCGCCAGCGTACCAAGCTGCGAATTCCCGCGCGCGTTGA
- a CDS encoding glutaminase has product MDLSAIVSDIAAEMAEAPDRGTPADYIPALAGIDSRRFGIAIVEADGQCHLAGDAEESFSIQSISKVFALTLALGAVGDQLWRRVGREPSGTAFNSIVQLETEQGIPRNPFINAGAIVVADVLLGGYEPREAIGEMLRFVRALTGEDDIVIDAAVAQAEMETGHRNQALAHYMRAFGNLHHAVERVLGVYFHFCALAMSCRQLALAGRYLMARGVNPGTGRSVVSPQRARRINALMMSCGHYDGSGEFAFRVGLPGKSGVGGGILAIVPGRASIAVWSPGLNARGNSQLGTLALERLVQRTGWSVFDPQAG; this is encoded by the coding sequence ATGGACCTGTCCGCGATCGTCTCCGATATCGCCGCCGAGATGGCCGAGGCCCCCGACCGGGGCACGCCCGCCGATTACATCCCCGCGCTGGCGGGCATCGACTCGCGCCGCTTCGGCATCGCCATCGTCGAGGCGGACGGACAATGCCATCTGGCAGGCGATGCCGAAGAGAGCTTCTCGATCCAGAGCATTTCCAAGGTCTTCGCGCTGACGCTGGCGCTGGGTGCGGTCGGCGACCAGCTATGGCGGCGGGTGGGGCGCGAGCCGTCGGGAACCGCGTTCAACTCGATCGTCCAGCTGGAAACGGAGCAGGGCATCCCGCGCAATCCGTTCATCAATGCGGGCGCGATCGTGGTCGCCGACGTGCTGCTGGGCGGATACGAGCCGCGCGAGGCGATCGGCGAGATGCTGCGCTTCGTCCGCGCGCTCACCGGGGAGGACGACATCGTGATCGACGCCGCCGTCGCGCAGGCCGAGATGGAGACGGGCCACCGCAACCAGGCGCTGGCGCATTACATGCGCGCCTTCGGCAATCTCCATCATGCCGTGGAGCGGGTGCTGGGCGTCTATTTCCACTTTTGCGCGCTGGCGATGAGCTGTCGGCAACTGGCGCTGGCGGGGCGCTATCTAATGGCGCGGGGCGTCAATCCGGGGACGGGGCGCTCGGTCGTGTCACCGCAACGCGCGCGGCGGATCAACGCACTGATGATGAGCTGCGGCCATTATGACGGATCGGGCGAGTTCGCCTTTCGCGTCGGCCTGCCGGGCAAGTCGGGGGTGGGCGGCGGCATCCTGGCGATCGTGCCCGGCCGTGCCTCGATCGCCGTCTGGTCACCGGGCCTCAACGCGCGCGGGAATTCGCAGCTTGGTACGCTGGCGCTCGAACGGCTGGTGCAGCGGACCGGCTGGTCCGTGTTCGACCCGCAAGCCGGTTGA